From a single Microbacterium murale genomic region:
- a CDS encoding NUDIX domain-containing protein, translating to MTETSITASELRDEPFEPEVVSSDVVYKGWVWDVRSDHVAYGDGEIIREYVDHTGAVAVLALDDDGRVLLIQQYRHPIRHRDWELPAGLLDVEGEDPLAAAQRELAEEADLTARDWQLLVSTWTTPGGNSELIRIYLATGIEEASSAYAREDEEADIRVEWIPLSDAVDAVLEGRLHNGILSLGVLAAERRLRD from the coding sequence ATGACTGAGACATCGATCACCGCGTCCGAGTTGCGTGACGAGCCGTTCGAGCCCGAGGTCGTGAGCAGCGATGTCGTCTACAAGGGCTGGGTGTGGGACGTGCGCTCCGACCACGTCGCATACGGCGACGGCGAGATCATCCGGGAGTACGTCGATCACACCGGCGCGGTCGCGGTGCTCGCTCTCGATGATGACGGCCGGGTTCTTCTGATTCAGCAGTACCGGCATCCGATCCGCCACCGTGACTGGGAACTACCGGCCGGGCTGCTCGACGTCGAAGGAGAAGACCCTCTCGCCGCAGCGCAGCGCGAGTTGGCGGAGGAGGCCGACCTCACCGCCCGCGACTGGCAGCTGCTCGTGTCGACCTGGACGACTCCGGGTGGCAACAGCGAGTTGATCCGCATCTACCTCGCCACAGGCATCGAAGAGGCTTCCTCCGCTTACGCTCGCGAGGATGAGGAAGCCGATATCCGAGTGGAATGGATTCCGCTCTCGGATGCTGTCGACGCCGTGCTCGAGGGACGACTGCACAACGGCATCCTCTCTCTCGGCGTGCTCGCGGCCGAGCGGAGACTGCGGGACTGA
- a CDS encoding HAD-IIA family hydrolase: protein MGLFSRSRPTPLDGVDVVLADLDGVVYAGPGALPHAVESLNQVARSRRVGYITNNASRTDASVAAHLTSLGLTVEAREVVTSPQAAMRLLASMVPAPATLLIVGGEGLVVEAEKAGYTVTRSADDAPDAVVQGFAPEVAWTDLAEASFALKVPEEEGGIPWIATNSDWTIPRERGIAPGNGTLVSAVHTAVGRLATVAGKPEVPIFEEAIARFGATKTLFIGDRLDTDIMGAVRVGIDSVLVLTGIDRPKHVLAAPEGSRPTYILGDLRELHEPYPQTERKDDAVTVNGASVRVVGGDVEILAEGSRQIDLVRAGATAIWESGTPIFVLRVPEKLYEDPFHRP from the coding sequence GTGGGGCTCTTCTCCAGGTCACGCCCGACTCCGCTCGATGGCGTCGACGTCGTTCTCGCCGACCTTGATGGCGTCGTCTACGCCGGCCCCGGTGCTCTCCCGCATGCCGTCGAGAGCCTCAACCAGGTCGCCCGGTCGCGGCGCGTCGGGTACATCACGAACAACGCCTCCCGCACCGACGCATCCGTCGCGGCGCATCTCACGTCACTCGGTCTGACCGTAGAGGCGCGTGAGGTCGTCACCAGCCCGCAGGCGGCGATGCGCCTGCTCGCGTCCATGGTGCCCGCGCCCGCCACCTTGCTCATAGTGGGCGGTGAAGGGCTCGTCGTGGAGGCCGAGAAGGCCGGCTATACGGTGACACGCAGCGCCGACGACGCCCCGGATGCCGTCGTGCAGGGCTTTGCTCCTGAGGTCGCCTGGACCGACTTGGCAGAAGCCTCCTTCGCTCTGAAGGTCCCGGAGGAAGAGGGTGGCATCCCTTGGATCGCCACCAACAGCGACTGGACCATCCCACGAGAACGCGGCATCGCTCCGGGAAACGGGACGCTCGTCTCAGCCGTGCATACGGCTGTGGGACGCTTGGCCACTGTGGCCGGCAAACCCGAGGTGCCGATCTTCGAGGAAGCGATCGCACGCTTCGGCGCCACCAAGACGTTGTTCATCGGCGACCGCCTCGACACCGACATCATGGGCGCCGTGCGGGTAGGCATCGACTCTGTACTCGTGCTCACCGGCATCGACCGGCCGAAGCATGTGCTGGCTGCACCTGAGGGATCCCGTCCGACATACATTCTGGGTGACCTGCGCGAGCTGCATGAACCGTATCCGCAGACGGAGCGCAAGGATGACGCGGTCACCGTGAACGGTGCATCCGTCCGTGTCGTCGGGGGAGACGTCGAGATCCTTGCTGAGGGTTCGCGACAGATCGATCTTGTGCGCGCCGGCGCAACCGCGATCTGGGAGTCCGGCACACCCATCTTCGTGCTCCGCGTTCCCGAGAAGCTCTACGAGGACCCGTTCCACCGACCGTGA
- the recN gene encoding DNA repair protein RecN, which yields MIEEMRLQGLGVIADAVLPLGPGFTAITGETGAGKTMVVTGLGLLLGQRADSGAVRAGAAQASVAGVWVVPRSGAVADIVTDAGGDLEPLDDGQGELYVSRTLSAEGRSRASVGGRAAPAGVLSALADELVVVHGQSEQLRLRSTAAQRDALDRFGGAPIADALDTYTSAFARWRELDAEIAEISENRDRRAEEAQRLREALALIEATAPEAGEDVVLAERAERLANAEELRLAASLAHNALSSEEGEADASALVAEARSNLERAADPALTEISEGLADVGYRIADLAGQLSVYLADLDETGPHELATVEERRAALTTLIRAHGSLDEALELWQTGSARLAELDDDGDRLERLHSERDAARATLDDAATALTAARTEAAARLGAAVTEELHALAMPDARLEVAVREGSESTHGRDDVAILLAPHPGAEPRSVAKSASGGELSRVMLAIEVVIAGTDPVPTFVFDEVDAGIGGAAAIEVGRRLARLAETSQVIAVTHLAQVAAFASNHLSVVKANDGAVTASSVRRLEGEDREAEMARLLSGLTDSDAAITHARELLSLAV from the coding sequence GTGATCGAGGAGATGCGGTTGCAGGGGCTCGGTGTCATCGCTGACGCCGTGCTGCCGCTCGGTCCCGGATTCACCGCGATCACCGGCGAGACGGGTGCGGGCAAGACGATGGTGGTCACCGGACTCGGCCTCCTGCTCGGACAACGCGCAGACTCCGGCGCCGTGCGGGCAGGGGCGGCGCAGGCCTCGGTCGCCGGGGTATGGGTGGTGCCCCGGTCGGGTGCTGTGGCAGACATCGTGACCGACGCCGGCGGCGATCTCGAACCGCTCGACGACGGTCAGGGCGAGCTGTACGTCTCACGCACCCTTAGTGCGGAAGGGCGCAGCCGCGCGAGCGTCGGCGGGCGCGCGGCGCCGGCCGGGGTCCTCTCCGCCCTCGCCGATGAACTCGTCGTCGTGCATGGGCAGTCCGAGCAGCTGCGCCTGCGCTCGACCGCAGCCCAGCGGGACGCGCTCGATCGTTTCGGGGGCGCGCCCATCGCCGACGCCCTCGACACATACACGTCCGCGTTCGCGCGCTGGCGCGAGTTGGATGCCGAGATCGCCGAGATTTCCGAGAACCGCGATCGCCGTGCCGAAGAAGCGCAGCGGCTGCGGGAAGCACTGGCGCTGATCGAGGCGACAGCACCAGAAGCAGGCGAAGACGTCGTGCTCGCGGAGAGAGCGGAGCGTCTCGCCAATGCCGAAGAGCTCAGGCTCGCGGCATCCCTCGCCCACAACGCCCTCTCGAGCGAAGAGGGCGAAGCCGACGCTTCCGCGCTCGTCGCCGAAGCACGAAGCAATCTGGAGCGTGCGGCCGATCCGGCGCTCACTGAGATCTCAGAGGGTCTCGCCGACGTCGGGTACCGCATCGCGGACCTTGCCGGCCAGCTCTCCGTCTACCTCGCCGATCTCGACGAGACCGGGCCGCACGAGCTCGCCACGGTCGAAGAGCGGCGCGCGGCGCTCACCACCCTGATCCGTGCTCACGGCTCGCTGGATGAGGCCCTGGAGCTGTGGCAGACCGGTTCAGCGCGCCTCGCCGAACTCGATGACGACGGCGATCGCCTGGAGCGATTGCACTCTGAACGCGATGCGGCCAGAGCGACGCTCGATGACGCAGCGACAGCACTCACCGCTGCGCGCACCGAGGCTGCAGCGCGCCTGGGCGCCGCGGTGACGGAAGAACTGCACGCGCTCGCCATGCCGGACGCCCGACTCGAGGTCGCAGTCCGTGAGGGGAGCGAGAGCACGCATGGACGCGATGACGTCGCGATCCTGCTGGCACCCCACCCCGGCGCGGAACCGCGCTCTGTTGCGAAGAGCGCCTCCGGTGGTGAGCTGTCGCGAGTGATGCTCGCCATCGAGGTCGTGATCGCCGGCACCGACCCGGTTCCGACCTTCGTCTTCGATGAGGTGGATGCCGGTATCGGTGGCGCCGCGGCGATCGAAGTGGGTCGGCGACTCGCCCGACTTGCAGAGACTTCGCAAGTCATCGCGGTGACGCACCTGGCCCAGGTCGCCGCTTTCGCCTCCAATCACCTTTCCGTCGTGAAAGCCAATGACGGCGCGGTCACCGCGTCCAGCGTGCGGCGTCTGGAGGGCGAGGACAGGGAGGCGGAGATGGCGCGTCTGCTGTCAGGACTCACCGATTCCGATGCCGCCATCACCCATGCCCGAGAACTTCTCAGCCTTGCTGTCTGA
- a CDS encoding DUF4184 family protein, which produces MPFTPSHAVLALPFIRTPLIPSAIAIGAMTPDLPLFLRGFGVTYAFTHTYANVLWTTVLALGLFLIWRVVLRPAASELSPSWLARRLPRSWDEPAADAVKQAIGVGQRRSYVPLLVLSLLLGVVSHILWDAFTHAGRIGSQLFPALAEQWGPLQGFKWLQHGSSVVGLAIIGVWALLWLRRSEPQDVRGRTLPPWARVSWWFSLPVILIAAWVIGYLAYGPFTAGFTIQHLAYRVLPPACGIWAMLTLVLCVVIAIVGGRRPTGAVRRS; this is translated from the coding sequence ATGCCGTTCACACCGAGCCATGCAGTGCTCGCGCTGCCTTTCATCCGCACGCCACTGATCCCGTCGGCGATCGCGATCGGCGCGATGACTCCGGACCTGCCGCTGTTCCTGCGCGGATTCGGCGTCACGTACGCGTTCACCCATACCTACGCCAACGTGCTCTGGACGACGGTGCTCGCGCTCGGACTGTTCCTCATCTGGCGCGTGGTGCTGCGGCCCGCGGCTTCAGAGTTGTCACCCTCCTGGCTGGCGCGCAGGCTACCGCGCAGCTGGGATGAGCCGGCCGCAGATGCCGTGAAGCAGGCGATAGGTGTGGGGCAACGGCGCTCGTATGTGCCGCTGCTCGTGCTGTCGCTGCTGCTCGGCGTCGTCTCGCACATCCTGTGGGATGCGTTCACCCACGCTGGACGTATCGGCTCTCAGCTCTTTCCGGCTTTGGCTGAGCAGTGGGGGCCGTTGCAGGGATTCAAATGGCTGCAACACGGATCGAGCGTCGTCGGGCTCGCCATCATCGGCGTCTGGGCACTCCTCTGGCTGCGTCGCAGTGAGCCTCAGGATGTGCGCGGGCGGACGCTGCCCCCGTGGGCTCGGGTGTCGTGGTGGTTTTCGCTCCCGGTGATCCTCATCGCCGCATGGGTGATCGGGTACCTGGCCTACGGCCCGTTCACCGCGGGATTCACGATCCAGCATCTTGCGTATCGTGTGCTGCCTCCCGCGTGCGGAATCTGGGCGATGCTCACGCTCGTGCTGTGCGTGGTGATCGCCATTGTGGGCGGTCGCCGCCCCACGGGCGCGGTGCGGCGAAGCTGA
- a CDS encoding CTP synthase: MNSSDAGPKNDTTKHIFVTGGVVSSLGKGLTAASLGNLLTARGVRVVMQKLDPYLNVDPGTMNPFQHGEVFVTDDGAETDLDIGHYERFLDINLSQAANVTTGQIYSQVIARERRGEYLGDTVQVIPHITDEIKRRMRLQADETPKPDVIITEVGGTVGDIESQPFLESARQLRHELGRDSVFFVHVSLVPFMGASGEQKTKPTQHSVAALRQVGIQPDALVLRSDRPVSESNRNKIALMCDVDVEGVINTVDLPSIYDIPSTLNDQGLDSYIVRRLGLDSKAAPEVDWSRWQKVLQAVHNPKHEVTIGLVGKYIDLPDAYLSVTEALRAGGFAHEAHVSIRWIPSDSCETPEGAAKMLSDVDGICVPGGFGIRGIEGKLGALKFAREQGIPTLGLCLGLQCMVIEYGRNVAGIAGASSSEFDPETSEPVIATMAEQVEILDGGDLGGTMRLGLYEAELGEGTLARELYGTAQASERHRHRYEVNNAYRDRLSAAGLVFSGLNPDLDLVEYVELPREVHPYYIATQAHPELRSRPTAPHPLFRGLIGAAIERHRSSELFDVSADD, from the coding sequence ATGAACTCTTCTGACGCGGGGCCCAAGAACGACACGACCAAGCACATCTTTGTGACCGGTGGTGTCGTTTCGTCTTTGGGTAAGGGCCTCACGGCCGCCAGCCTGGGAAACCTGCTCACCGCACGCGGAGTCCGCGTCGTGATGCAGAAACTCGATCCCTACCTGAACGTCGACCCCGGCACCATGAACCCGTTCCAGCACGGTGAGGTTTTCGTCACCGATGATGGCGCGGAGACCGACCTCGACATCGGGCACTACGAGCGCTTCCTCGACATCAACCTGTCACAGGCGGCCAACGTCACCACCGGCCAGATCTATTCGCAGGTGATCGCGCGTGAGCGCCGCGGCGAGTACCTCGGCGACACCGTGCAGGTCATCCCGCACATCACCGACGAGATCAAGCGCCGGATGCGCCTGCAGGCGGATGAGACTCCGAAGCCGGATGTCATCATCACCGAGGTCGGCGGCACGGTCGGTGACATCGAGTCGCAGCCGTTCCTCGAGTCGGCGCGCCAGCTTCGCCACGAGCTTGGCCGAGACAGCGTGTTCTTCGTGCACGTTTCGCTCGTGCCTTTCATGGGTGCCTCCGGCGAGCAGAAGACCAAGCCCACGCAGCACTCCGTCGCAGCGCTCCGCCAGGTCGGCATCCAGCCAGACGCACTGGTGCTGCGCAGCGACCGTCCCGTCAGCGAGAGCAATCGCAACAAGATCGCGCTGATGTGCGACGTCGACGTCGAGGGCGTCATCAACACCGTCGATCTGCCCAGCATCTACGACATCCCCTCGACGCTGAACGATCAGGGTCTCGACTCCTACATCGTGCGTCGTCTCGGCCTGGACTCCAAGGCCGCGCCCGAGGTCGACTGGTCACGGTGGCAGAAGGTGCTCCAGGCCGTGCACAACCCGAAGCACGAGGTCACGATCGGCCTGGTCGGCAAGTACATCGACCTTCCTGACGCCTACCTCTCGGTCACCGAGGCGCTGCGCGCCGGTGGTTTCGCTCACGAGGCGCACGTCAGTATCCGCTGGATCCCGTCCGACTCGTGTGAGACGCCGGAGGGGGCAGCGAAGATGCTGTCGGATGTCGACGGCATCTGCGTACCTGGCGGGTTCGGCATCCGCGGCATCGAGGGCAAGCTCGGCGCGTTGAAGTTCGCTCGCGAGCAGGGCATCCCGACGCTCGGCCTGTGCCTCGGCCTGCAGTGCATGGTCATCGAGTACGGACGGAACGTCGCAGGCATCGCCGGCGCGTCCTCGAGCGAGTTCGACCCCGAGACCTCTGAGCCGGTCATCGCGACGATGGCTGAGCAGGTCGAGATCCTCGACGGCGGTGACCTGGGCGGCACCATGCGCCTGGGGCTCTACGAAGCCGAACTCGGTGAAGGCACGCTCGCCCGTGAGCTGTACGGCACGGCACAGGCATCCGAGCGGCACCGCCACCGCTACGAGGTCAACAACGCTTACCGTGACCGCCTCTCGGCCGCTGGGCTCGTGTTCTCGGGCCTCAACCCCGACCTCGACCTCGTCGAATACGTGGAGCTGCCCCGCGAGGTGCACCCGTACTACATCGCCACGCAGGCGCACCCCGAACTGCGCTCGCGCCCGACCGCACCCCACCCGCTGTTCCGTGGTCTGATCGGCGCGGCGATCGAACGTCACCGCTCGAGCGAGCTGTTCGATGTCTCGGCCGATGACTGA
- a CDS encoding NAD kinase yields the protein MNERNILVVAHAGRADTVAAARRVIELLRSAGARPVLAPDDRAELSAVDSDFGDVHALGEAVTVDDLELAIVLGGDGTILRAAELVRGANSAPVLGINMGHVGFLAEIERDAMDDAVQRVIAKDYAVEERLALAVRVKDAAGKVVFETWALNEATVEKASRERMIEVVVEIDGRPLSSYGCDGMVISTPTGSTAYNFSAGGPVIWPSVEAITVIPLSAHALFARPLVVSPDASVAIEMLERTAGTGILWCDGRRSHDLPPGARVVARRSSRPVRLARLHPTAFTDRLVRKFQLPVAGWRGQDGGAPA from the coding sequence ATGAACGAGCGCAACATCCTGGTCGTCGCCCATGCCGGCCGGGCCGATACCGTCGCCGCCGCTCGTCGCGTCATCGAGTTGCTTCGCAGCGCCGGCGCGCGCCCGGTACTCGCTCCCGATGACCGTGCCGAGCTGTCGGCCGTCGACTCCGATTTCGGCGACGTCCACGCTCTGGGCGAAGCCGTGACCGTTGACGATCTGGAACTCGCGATCGTGCTGGGCGGTGACGGCACGATTCTGCGTGCGGCCGAACTCGTCCGCGGCGCCAACAGCGCACCGGTGCTCGGGATCAACATGGGACATGTCGGATTCCTCGCCGAGATCGAACGCGACGCGATGGACGATGCCGTGCAGCGCGTCATCGCGAAGGACTATGCGGTCGAGGAGCGGCTTGCGCTCGCGGTGCGCGTCAAAGACGCTGCGGGCAAGGTCGTCTTCGAGACGTGGGCGTTGAATGAGGCGACCGTCGAGAAGGCGAGCCGCGAGCGCATGATCGAAGTCGTCGTCGAGATCGACGGACGGCCGTTGTCGAGCTACGGCTGCGACGGCATGGTCATCTCCACGCCGACGGGATCGACCGCGTACAACTTCTCCGCCGGCGGACCGGTGATCTGGCCGAGTGTCGAGGCCATCACGGTGATCCCGCTCTCGGCGCACGCGCTGTTCGCCCGCCCGCTCGTCGTCAGCCCGGACGCATCGGTGGCGATCGAGATGCTCGAGCGTACCGCCGGTACCGGAATACTCTGGTGCGACGGTCGCCGCTCGCATGATCTTCCTCCCGGCGCGCGCGTGGTCGCACGCCGCTCATCTCGTCCGGTGCGCCTGGCTCGGCTGCACCCGACCGCGTTCACCGATCGGCTGGTGCGCAAGTTCCAGTTGCCGGTCGCCGGATGGCGCGGACAGGACGGGGGAGCGCCGGCGTGA
- a CDS encoding TlyA family RNA methyltransferase: protein MTRLDAALAARGLARSRSHAATLIVAGLVSVDGRQMIKASTSVSDESVITLAETDDYVSRGAHKLIAALDAFGVVAEGRLALDMGASTGGFTQVLRERGARKVLAVDVGHDQLAASIAADPGVVSVEGFNVRHMTQESLAEATGERDAPELIVGDLSFISLELILPAVASVAASGSDIVLLVKPQFEVGRTAVRGGLVTDPATRADAVARVVWNGWDAGFGMLGIIASPILGTHGNAEFLVHMAPGRGSNPTQWRDRIDELAGGR, encoded by the coding sequence GTGACGCGCCTCGACGCCGCCCTCGCCGCTCGGGGACTCGCGCGCTCGCGCTCGCACGCGGCCACGCTCATCGTCGCAGGACTCGTGAGCGTCGATGGTCGACAGATGATCAAGGCCTCGACCTCCGTGAGCGACGAGTCCGTGATCACCCTCGCTGAGACGGACGATTACGTCAGTCGCGGCGCGCATAAGCTCATCGCCGCACTCGACGCGTTCGGGGTCGTCGCCGAGGGACGTCTCGCGCTCGACATGGGAGCCTCGACTGGCGGTTTCACCCAGGTGCTCCGTGAACGCGGAGCGCGGAAGGTGCTCGCGGTGGATGTCGGGCATGATCAGCTCGCGGCGTCCATCGCGGCTGACCCCGGAGTCGTCAGTGTCGAAGGCTTCAACGTGCGTCACATGACGCAGGAGAGTCTCGCCGAAGCGACCGGTGAGCGGGATGCACCCGAGCTGATCGTCGGCGATCTCTCATTCATCTCGCTCGAACTGATCCTGCCCGCAGTCGCCTCGGTCGCGGCATCCGGCTCCGACATCGTTCTGCTCGTCAAACCTCAGTTCGAGGTCGGACGCACCGCCGTGCGCGGCGGATTGGTGACGGACCCCGCCACTCGAGCGGACGCCGTGGCCCGTGTGGTCTGGAACGGCTGGGATGCCGGATTCGGGATGCTGGGCATCATCGCGTCGCCGATTCTCGGCACGCACGGCAACGCGGAATTCCTCGTGCACATGGCGCCCGGCAGGGGGAGCAATCCGACACAATGGAGAGACCGGATCGACGAACTGGCTGGAGGACGATGA
- a CDS encoding CoA transferase: MSVPVPLPSRLSTGDLAWASVTAVLRSVSDSPPADPDPDRIAMAYRSDRLLRVDGQAASVWSASSGFWRANDGWLRTHGNYPHRARALRRGLALSADADAADLRAAFAAASVHESVDRITAAGGLAVPVNAENPDLDATLRSRPLVELRRVGDAPRSAASAGTAESSRTAPLHGIRVLDLTRVIAGPVCTRTLALLGAEVLRIDPPHLAEPEWQHFDTGHGKRSALLDARSAQMTALVEGADVIVLGYRPAALARLGLAPELLAEQHPGLIIAQLSAWGTAHPDRAGFDSLVQAESGIAMIESPDGERPGALPAQALDHSAGYLLAAAVCETLRRRRREGGTWHIETSLRRVAAELLGMPRREAPEPEREIDPAEHSQEFLIEGRTLVTAGSVLPGFSFAAPRPWGGDRPQWRSPRTARA; the protein is encoded by the coding sequence ATGAGTGTGCCGGTCCCGCTCCCCTCTCGCCTGTCGACAGGCGATCTCGCCTGGGCCAGTGTGACTGCCGTGCTGCGGTCCGTCAGCGACTCGCCCCCCGCCGATCCGGATCCCGACCGGATCGCGATGGCGTACCGCAGTGATCGGCTGCTCCGAGTGGACGGCCAGGCCGCATCGGTGTGGTCGGCATCCTCCGGGTTCTGGCGCGCGAACGACGGATGGCTTCGCACGCACGGCAACTACCCGCATCGTGCGCGTGCCCTTCGTCGCGGTCTCGCACTGTCTGCAGACGCTGACGCTGCCGACCTGCGCGCAGCGTTCGCCGCGGCATCCGTTCATGAGTCCGTCGACCGCATCACTGCCGCCGGAGGGCTGGCCGTCCCCGTCAACGCGGAGAATCCCGATCTCGACGCGACGCTGCGGTCGCGCCCCCTCGTCGAGCTGCGTCGTGTCGGCGACGCACCCCGATCTGCGGCGTCTGCGGGTACGGCAGAGTCCTCTCGAACTGCACCGCTTCACGGCATTCGAGTACTCGACCTCACCCGCGTGATCGCGGGTCCGGTCTGCACTCGCACTCTCGCCCTGCTCGGCGCCGAGGTGCTGCGCATCGATCCACCCCATCTCGCCGAACCGGAGTGGCAGCACTTCGACACCGGTCACGGAAAGCGCAGCGCGCTGCTGGATGCGCGGTCAGCGCAGATGACCGCACTCGTGGAAGGCGCGGATGTCATCGTGCTCGGCTACCGCCCCGCCGCCCTCGCGCGTCTCGGCCTCGCCCCCGAGCTCCTCGCCGAACAGCATCCCGGCCTGATCATCGCGCAGCTGAGTGCATGGGGCACTGCACACCCTGACCGCGCAGGATTCGACTCGCTCGTGCAAGCGGAATCGGGTATCGCGATGATCGAATCGCCCGACGGCGAGCGCCCCGGCGCCCTTCCGGCACAGGCGCTCGACCACAGCGCCGGCTACCTTCTGGCGGCGGCCGTCTGCGAGACGCTCCGTCGCCGCCGGAGGGAAGGCGGCACCTGGCACATCGAGACCTCGCTACGACGAGTGGCCGCAGAACTGCTCGGAATGCCACGACGCGAAGCCCCGGAACCAGAGCGTGAGATCGATCCAGCCGAGCACAGTCAGGAGTTCCTCATCGAAGGACGCACGCTCGTGACCGCCGGTTCAGTGCTCCCGGGGTTCAGCTTCGCCGCACCGCGCCCGTGGGGCGGCGACCGCCCACAATGGCGATCACCACGCACAGCACGAGCGTGA